The following proteins come from a genomic window of Pseudomonas syringae:
- the sctT gene encoding type III secretion system export apparatus subunit SctT, with protein sequence MGADLTNAFIEVAYPVISSASLAASRAMGVVIITPAFNRLGLTGMIRGCVAVAISVPMILPVFSAFTSMPEHSGFSLAGLMIKELLIGLLIGLLFGIPFWAAEVAGELIDLQRGSTMEQLVDPLGQGEASVMATLLTVMLITLFFMSGGFILMVDGYYHSYQLWPVTEFTPLFSSAALMSILAILDQVMRIGVLMVAPLLIAMLITDLMLAYLSRMAPSLHIFDLSLPVKNLFFSVLMVVYIGFLIPVMIDQLAQFRGTVEVLKAMASEAP encoded by the coding sequence GGGCGTGGTGATCATTACACCGGCGTTCAACCGTCTGGGCCTGACCGGCATGATTCGCGGCTGCGTGGCGGTGGCGATCTCGGTGCCGATGATCCTGCCGGTATTCTCCGCGTTCACGTCGATGCCCGAGCACAGCGGTTTTTCTCTTGCGGGGTTGATGATCAAGGAGCTGCTGATCGGCTTGCTGATCGGGCTGTTGTTCGGTATCCCGTTCTGGGCCGCCGAAGTGGCAGGCGAACTGATCGACCTGCAACGCGGCTCGACCATGGAACAACTGGTCGACCCGTTGGGGCAGGGTGAGGCGAGCGTGATGGCGACATTGCTCACGGTCATGCTGATCACGCTGTTTTTCATGTCCGGCGGTTTCATCCTGATGGTCGACGGCTATTACCACAGCTATCAGCTCTGGCCGGTGACCGAATTCACGCCGCTGTTCAGCAGTGCGGCCCTGATGTCCATTCTGGCGATTCTCGACCAGGTGATGCGCATTGGCGTGCTGATGGTCGCACCACTGCTCATAGCGATGCTGATCACCGACCTGATGTTGGCGTACCTGTCACGCATGGCACCCAGCCTGCATATTTTCGACTTGTCATTGCCGGTCAAGAACCTGTTCTTCTCGGTGTTGATGGTGGTCTACATCGGTTTTCTGATTCCGGTGATGATCGATCAGTTGGCACAGTTCCGCGGAACGGTCGAAGTACTCAAGGCCATGGCCAGCGAGGCACCCTGA
- a CDS encoding EscU/YscU/HrcU family type III secretion system export apparatus switch protein, whose translation MGESSEEKSQPATDKKLRDARKKGQVAKSQDLVSGMVILLCTLCISVLLPKARAQVEALIDLAALIYIEPFNEVWPRLLDHAEQIVIGITLPVVAVTVGAVILTNIVTMRGVVFSVEPIQPDIKRINPAEGFKRIFAMRNLIEFLKGLVKVVLLGLAFYVIGRQALQALMESSRCGEGCIESTFYLVLKPLVFTVLAAFLLVGAVDVLMQRWLFGREMKMSHSEQKRERKDVDGDPMIKRERQRQRREMQALATKLGLARASLMIGDAGGWVVGVRYVRGETPVPIVVCRAAPQESAALLAEAAPLGIALWPDASLAESIAKRSVAGDPVPENTFQAVADALVAQRLI comes from the coding sequence ATGGGCGAATCCAGCGAGGAAAAAAGCCAGCCGGCCACGGACAAGAAGCTGCGTGATGCGCGCAAGAAGGGCCAGGTCGCGAAAAGCCAGGACCTGGTTTCCGGCATGGTGATTCTGTTGTGTACGTTGTGCATTTCGGTCTTGTTGCCCAAGGCGCGGGCGCAGGTGGAGGCGTTGATCGACCTGGCGGCGCTGATCTACATCGAACCCTTCAACGAGGTCTGGCCACGGCTGCTGGATCACGCCGAGCAGATCGTCATCGGCATTACCTTGCCAGTGGTGGCCGTGACGGTCGGCGCGGTGATTCTGACCAATATCGTGACCATGCGCGGCGTCGTGTTTTCGGTCGAACCCATTCAGCCGGACATCAAGCGGATCAATCCAGCCGAGGGTTTCAAGCGTATTTTTGCCATGCGGAACCTGATCGAGTTCCTCAAGGGGCTGGTCAAGGTGGTGCTGCTGGGGCTGGCGTTTTACGTTATCGGCCGCCAGGCCCTGCAAGCACTGATGGAGTCTTCGCGCTGTGGCGAAGGTTGCATCGAGTCGACGTTCTACCTGGTGCTCAAGCCACTGGTGTTTACCGTGCTGGCGGCGTTTCTGCTGGTTGGTGCTGTGGATGTGCTCATGCAGCGCTGGCTGTTTGGCCGGGAAATGAAAATGAGCCACAGCGAGCAGAAACGCGAACGCAAGGACGTCGATGGCGACCCGATGATCAAACGCGAACGTCAGCGCCAACGACGGGAAATGCAGGCACTGGCGACCAAGCTGGGCTTGGCGCGGGCGTCGTTGATGATCGGCGACGCTGGTGGCTGGGTCGTGGGGGTACGCTACGTTCGCGGCGAAACGCCAGTGCCGATAGTCGTCTGCCGCGCCGCACCACAAGAGTCCGCAGCCTTACTGGCCGAGGCTGCACCACTGGGCATCGCCCTGTGGCCAGACGCAAGCCTCGCCGAGTCCATTGCCAAACGAAGCGTGGCAGGCGATCCTGTGCCGGAAAACACCTTCCAGGCGGTGGCCGATGCACTGGTGGCGCAGCGGCTGATCTGA
- a CDS encoding ATP-binding protein: MDFEASGQDAMANPGTGDSSRSPEAIHFGSFTLLPREYLLLKDSQPVPLGSRAMALLVAFATRPGELLEKSELLALAWPRAVVEECNLRAQIVALRRALENDENYIVTVPGRGYRFVAPVSVQPELRNEPPAMAVDTCYAVPATHRQVLGRDELIRQLLELTLTRRLLTLTGPGGVGKTTVALALADSLAAHSSLSIAFVDLTPVNSAQPILGRIAFALGLSAENEQPLHDIPPSLVSRPQLLVLDNCEHVLDETAAAVEALLANAPLCCIVVTSREPLRAQGEWVHELGPLQVPDEHEALTAAQAMTYSGVALFVTRAREQDPEFSFNDSDAQTVAAICRKLDGNPLAIELAAARARTFGIHDLVGLLDGSFRLQMTGLRTALPRQRSLSATLDWTYGMLSTHEQALLRQLSIFNGSFTIDGVMAIVNIGLPDVRMTLPMLESLLDKSLLGTFDHSQGKRFRLLETTRLYAHEKLVQLDDVPRLCSAHAQWAMALLEQARLDLEQLPQELWTQRYGVEIDTVRAALTWAFSAEGDRQLGVELTLCSSPLWLRLSLVREYQDWVNQGLPRQREEVQMDRRQRMRLLTMSGSILMLTYGAGQKMREVWQQVSEDAEALDDSEYRLRALWGQWNDHTCSNKHVQGTQVASQFLALGKDYRIADCQLLGRRMRATSAFYMGDMKTARQAIEEALGAPRSPSSHIIDMHFDQRIAAQSLRAQVQLLIGNTGQAMVALDINVKQAVALSHPATLWYTLAISAIPATLIAGTLHKTRYFLNLLKQSSERQPLHIWRQLTSCYESILAIREGDAATGVPLLGEALQQLRNHVETPLHAMLHTEYASGLAALRLEPLALEILDELHLGAVENQDRWYLPEIMRVKAQLMLDQPHSYALKDVRKMLTQALDIAREDGTHFWAWRVNADLNRLKIVPGTPMTRHSPAMH; the protein is encoded by the coding sequence ATGGATTTCGAAGCAAGCGGCCAGGATGCAATGGCCAACCCTGGAACAGGTGATTCGTCGCGCAGCCCTGAGGCCATCCACTTCGGCTCGTTCACCCTGCTTCCACGCGAATATTTGCTGCTCAAGGATTCACAGCCGGTGCCACTGGGTAGCCGCGCAATGGCGTTGCTGGTCGCTTTTGCCACGCGTCCCGGCGAGCTGCTGGAAAAATCGGAACTGCTGGCGCTGGCCTGGCCCAGAGCGGTGGTCGAGGAATGCAACCTGCGCGCCCAGATCGTGGCCTTACGCAGAGCGCTGGAGAACGACGAAAATTATATCGTTACCGTGCCCGGTCGTGGTTACCGGTTTGTTGCGCCGGTCAGCGTGCAACCAGAGCTGCGCAACGAGCCCCCGGCAATGGCAGTGGATACGTGTTATGCAGTGCCAGCGACCCATCGTCAGGTGCTCGGGCGTGACGAGTTGATCCGGCAATTGCTGGAACTGACCCTCACCCGACGCTTGCTGACCCTGACCGGCCCGGGCGGCGTTGGCAAAACCACCGTAGCGCTGGCACTGGCTGACAGCCTGGCCGCACATTCCAGCCTCAGCATCGCCTTTGTCGACCTGACGCCGGTCAACAGCGCCCAACCGATACTGGGGAGAATCGCCTTCGCGCTGGGCCTGAGCGCCGAAAACGAACAGCCTCTGCACGATATACCGCCATCACTGGTCAGCCGCCCGCAATTGCTGGTGCTCGATAACTGCGAGCATGTACTGGATGAAACCGCCGCTGCGGTCGAAGCGTTACTGGCCAATGCGCCGCTGTGCTGCATCGTGGTTACCAGCCGGGAGCCGCTGCGTGCGCAAGGCGAATGGGTGCATGAACTCGGTCCTCTGCAAGTGCCGGACGAACACGAAGCGCTCACTGCCGCGCAGGCAATGACCTATTCCGGCGTGGCGCTTTTCGTCACCCGCGCCAGAGAGCAGGATCCCGAATTTTCCTTCAACGACAGCGACGCCCAAACAGTCGCGGCCATCTGCCGCAAACTGGACGGCAACCCGTTGGCCATCGAACTGGCCGCCGCACGCGCCAGAACGTTTGGCATTCACGATCTGGTCGGCCTGCTGGACGGCAGCTTCCGCCTGCAAATGACCGGGCTTCGTACCGCCCTGCCACGCCAGCGCTCGCTGAGTGCCACGCTGGACTGGACCTACGGCATGCTCAGCACGCACGAGCAAGCCTTGCTGCGTCAGCTGTCGATATTCAACGGCTCGTTTACCATTGACGGGGTGATGGCGATCGTCAACATCGGTCTGCCTGATGTGCGAATGACGTTGCCGATGCTCGAAAGCCTGCTCGACAAATCCCTGCTGGGCACCTTCGATCACAGCCAGGGCAAACGCTTTCGACTGCTGGAAACCACGCGCCTGTACGCCCATGAAAAGCTCGTACAGCTCGATGATGTGCCACGTTTGTGCAGCGCCCACGCGCAATGGGCGATGGCACTGCTTGAACAGGCCAGGCTGGATCTCGAACAACTGCCCCAGGAGCTATGGACTCAGCGTTACGGTGTGGAAATCGACACCGTACGTGCAGCCCTGACCTGGGCCTTTTCGGCCGAGGGCGACCGCCAGTTGGGAGTGGAACTGACCCTGTGCAGCTCGCCGTTATGGCTCAGGCTGTCGCTGGTGCGCGAATATCAGGACTGGGTCAACCAGGGCTTGCCCCGGCAGCGGGAAGAGGTGCAGATGGACCGTCGGCAGCGCATGCGTCTGCTGACCATGTCCGGCAGCATACTGATGCTGACCTACGGCGCCGGACAGAAAATGCGCGAGGTCTGGCAGCAGGTCAGTGAAGATGCCGAGGCGCTCGACGACTCCGAATACCGTCTGCGGGCCTTGTGGGGGCAATGGAACGATCACACCTGCAGCAACAAACATGTGCAAGGCACGCAGGTCGCCTCGCAGTTTCTTGCGCTGGGCAAGGATTACCGGATCGCCGACTGTCAGTTGCTGGGCCGAAGGATGCGCGCGACCAGCGCGTTTTACATGGGCGACATGAAGACCGCCCGCCAGGCCATTGAAGAAGCGCTCGGCGCTCCACGCTCGCCGTCATCGCACATTATCGACATGCATTTCGATCAGCGGATTGCTGCGCAGTCACTGCGGGCTCAGGTTCAGTTGCTGATTGGTAACACGGGGCAGGCGATGGTGGCGCTGGACATCAATGTGAAACAGGCGGTTGCGCTGAGTCATCCTGCGACGTTGTGGTACACCCTGGCGATCAGTGCGATCCCGGCAACGCTGATTGCCGGTACGCTGCACAAGACGCGGTACTTTCTGAACCTTCTCAAGCAAAGCAGCGAGCGACAACCACTGCATATCTGGCGTCAGTTGACGTCCTGTTACGAAAGCATTCTGGCGATCCGCGAAGGCGACGCCGCGACCGGTGTGCCGCTGCTGGGAGAAGCGCTTCAGCAGTTACGCAACCATGTCGAAACGCCGTTGCATGCGATGCTGCACACCGAGTACGCGTCCGGGCTGGCGGCGCTCAGGCTTGAACCGCTGGCGCTGGAAATCCTCGACGAGCTTCACCTTGGCGCGGTAGAGAATCAGGATCGCTGGTATCTGCCGGAGATCATGCGGGTCAAAGCACAGTTGATGCTTGATCAGCCGCATAGCTATGCACTGAAGGATGTGCGCAAGATGCTGACTCAGGCACTGGATATAGCCCGTGAGGACGGCACACATTTCTGGGCGTGGCGCGTCAACGCCGACCTCAACCGCCTGAAAATCGTGCCCGGCACGCCCATGACCCGCCACAGCCCGGCGATGCACTGA